The Aedes aegypti strain LVP_AGWG chromosome 3, AaegL5.0 Primary Assembly, whole genome shotgun sequence genome contains a region encoding:
- the LOC5572246 gene encoding collagenase, translating into MILTNIFLIPAVLSVALAATYDVLPIPRKDAPHNDALKKIVNGQTADPGQFPWQVSIRATLGRSVTVCGGSLIAPQWILTAAHCAKDYTAFQIGLGSTLLNVPRLTMSTVVKIIHPDFDPIRLANDVAVIKLPSQVPYSNEISPIQLPPLHYVAKSFQNIVGIVSGFGRTSDASQSISSHLKYEKMRLISNSECSTVYGTSVIKDSTLCAIGLERTNQNVCQGDSGGPLVINENGSYIQIGIVSFVSNRGCSTGDPSGYIRTASYLNWISQQTGIRVQN; encoded by the exons AtgattttaacaaatatttttctcataCCGGCGGTATTGTCTGTAGCGCTAGCTGCAACT TACGATGTGCTTCCAATTCCTAGAAAAGACGCACCACATAATgatgcactgaaaaaaattgtgaatGGCCAGACGGCGGACCCTGGTCAATTTCCGTGGCAAGTTTCGATCCGCGCTACTCTGGGCCGCTCTGTAACCGTTTGCGGAGGGTCATTAATTGCACCACAGTGGATTCTAACGGCAGCTCATTGCGCCAAAGATTACACAGCATTCCAGATAGGTTTGGGATCTACGCTTCTCAATGTGCCACGACTGACCATGTCAACCGTTGTGAAAATCATCCATCCGGATTTTGACCCAATCAGACTGGCCAATGATGTTGCAGTTATCAAACTTCCATCGCAAGTCCCATACAGTAACGAAATATCACCTATCCAGCTTCCGCCATTGCACTACGTAGCCAAATCGTTCCAAAATATCGTTGGCATAGTCTCTGGATTTGGACGGACGTCTGATG CTAGCCAATCCATTTCAAGCcacttgaaatacgaaaaaaTGCGTCTGATATCGAACTCGGAATGCTCTACCGTGTACGGAACATCGGTCATCAAAGACTCGACTTTATGCGCCATTGGATTGGAACGGACCAACCAGAATGTATGCCAAGGTGATTCAGGAGGCCCGTTGGTCATCAACGAGAATGGATCCTACATTCAAATCGGTATTGTGTCCTTTGTGTCGAACCGTGGTTGTAGCACAGGAGATCCATCTGGATACATTCGTACTGCCTCCTATCTCAACTGGATAAGCCAGCAGACAGGAATACGTGTGCAGAATTGA